In Nitratireductor mangrovi, the genomic window CCGGAAAGCTGCCAGGGGTACTTCTTGCCGAAACCCTTGAGGTCGACCAGTTCCAGCACCCGCGCGATGCGCTCGGCCTGCTCCGATCGCGAGATACCCATGATCTCCAGCGGCAGGGCGATGTTCTTCTCAATCGTGCGCCACGGGTAGAGGGCCGCGGCCTGGAACACATAGCCATAGGCACGCTGCCGGCGCGCCTCCGCCGGCGTCATGCCGTTGACGGTGATCGAGCCGGCGGTGGGTTGCTCGAGGTCGGCGATGACGCGCAGGAAAGTCGTCTTGCCGCAGCCCGAGGGCCCGATGAAGGAGACGAACTCGCCCTTGCCGATCGCGAGATCGACGTCGGCCAGCGCCTGCACCGGTCCGTCATTGGTCTGGAAGGTGAGGCCGAGGCCCTTGGCCTCGACAACGCTTGCAGCGGCTTGCAAAACCCCGGCCCCTTCGATTGGCCCCTGATGAACGGTCATATTGCTCCTAAACGCCCGACGCCGGAATGCCCGACCGCTCGACCTTGCGCGGCGCAACGACCTCTTTCCACTGCGACAGCGCCTGGCTGACCGGGC contains:
- a CDS encoding ABC transporter ATP-binding protein, whose translation is MTVHQGPIEGAGVLQAAASVVEAKGLGLTFQTNDGPVQALADVDLAIGKGEFVSFIGPSGCGKTTFLRVIADLEQPTAGSITVNGMTPAEARRQRAYGYVFQAAALYPWRTIEKNIALPLEIMGISRSEQAERIARVLELVDLKGFGKKYPWQLSGGMQQRASIARALAFDADLLLMDEPFGALDEIVRDHLNEQLLKLWERTTKTICFVTHSIPEAVYLSTRIVVMSPRPGRVTDIIESTLPKERPLDIRESPEFLKIAHRVREGLRAGHSYE